Proteins found in one Tsukamurella paurometabola DSM 20162 genomic segment:
- the secF gene encoding protein translocase subunit SecF, with the protein MSDTTTQVSEQEKKAGFFTKLYTGTGAFDIIGRRNRYYIATGIIIVIAILGILIPGFKLSIDFEGGTQVSFPVGSAQADTAKAREVVQSATGIAPSAVQTAGSGASQTYQISTSELSADQITKARAALFEQFQPPGRDGKPSANTISFSAVSSTWGGQITQRALLGLIVFLVLVTIYIAVRFRELEMALAALASLFFDVIVTAGVYAWSGFEVSPATVIGLLTILGFSLYDTVVVFDKVEENVRGVLHTNRRTYAEQANLAVNQTLMRSINTTVISALPIVALMVVAAWILGVGTLMDLGLVQLVGVVVGTYSSVFFASPLLVTLKERKPEYKAHTQKVLNKRRAVGVEAESAVVQTAQRLSRPPVRKRDRRRG; encoded by the coding sequence ATGAGCGACACCACGACTCAGGTCTCCGAGCAGGAGAAGAAGGCCGGATTCTTCACCAAGCTCTACACGGGCACCGGTGCCTTCGACATCATCGGACGCCGCAACCGCTACTACATCGCCACCGGCATCATCATCGTGATCGCGATCCTCGGCATCCTGATCCCGGGCTTCAAGCTGAGCATCGACTTCGAGGGCGGTACCCAGGTGTCGTTCCCGGTCGGCAGTGCGCAAGCCGATACCGCGAAGGCTCGCGAGGTGGTGCAGTCCGCGACCGGTATCGCACCGTCTGCCGTGCAGACCGCCGGATCCGGTGCCTCCCAGACGTACCAGATCTCGACCTCCGAGCTCAGTGCGGACCAGATCACCAAGGCCCGCGCCGCGCTCTTCGAGCAGTTCCAGCCCCCGGGCCGCGACGGCAAGCCCTCCGCGAACACCATCAGCTTCTCAGCGGTGAGTTCGACGTGGGGCGGACAGATCACCCAGCGCGCGCTGCTCGGTCTCATCGTGTTCCTGGTGCTGGTGACGATCTACATCGCGGTCCGCTTCCGGGAGTTGGAGATGGCGCTCGCCGCACTGGCATCGCTGTTCTTCGACGTGATCGTCACCGCCGGCGTCTATGCCTGGTCGGGGTTCGAGGTCAGTCCCGCAACGGTGATCGGCCTGCTCACCATCCTGGGCTTCTCGCTCTACGACACGGTGGTCGTCTTCGACAAGGTCGAGGAGAACGTGCGCGGCGTACTGCACACCAACCGGAGGACCTACGCCGAACAGGCCAACCTCGCTGTGAATCAGACTCTGATGCGGTCGATCAACACCACGGTCATCTCGGCGCTGCCGATCGTGGCGCTGATGGTGGTCGCCGCATGGATCCTGGGCGTGGGCACCCTGATGGACCTCGGCCTGGTCCAGTTGGTCGGTGTGGTCGTCGGTACGTACTCGTCGGTGTTCTTCGCGTCGCCGCTGTTGGTGACACTCAAGGAGCGCAAGCCCGAGTACAAGGCGCACACCCAGAAGGTGCTCAACAAGCGCCGGGCCGTGGGCGTCGAGGCGGAGTCCGCTGTGGTGCAGACCGCACAGCGGCTCTCCCGTCCGCCGGTGCGCAAGCGCGACCGCCGTCGTGGCTGA
- a CDS encoding adenine phosphoribosyltransferase has translation MADEASAAVAAHTRHVADFPEPGVVFADLTPVFADGAALAAVIDALAESGRDPAGAVAVDLVAGLDARGFLLGSGVALRLGVGVLAVRKAGKLPPPVLREEYTLEYGCAALEIPAEGIDLRGRRVLVVDDVLATGGTVTGAVALLRRAGAQVQRVSVVLELEALGGRSRLAEMPGGPVEVSAISVG, from the coding sequence GTGGCTGACGAAGCCAGCGCGGCCGTCGCCGCGCATACCCGGCACGTGGCCGACTTCCCGGAGCCCGGCGTGGTCTTCGCCGACCTGACACCGGTCTTCGCCGACGGTGCCGCCCTTGCTGCCGTGATCGACGCGCTCGCCGAATCGGGCCGTGATCCGGCGGGCGCGGTCGCCGTCGACCTGGTGGCGGGCCTGGATGCCCGGGGGTTCCTGCTCGGCTCCGGCGTGGCGCTGCGACTCGGTGTCGGCGTTCTCGCGGTGCGCAAGGCGGGCAAGTTGCCACCGCCGGTGTTGCGCGAGGAGTACACACTCGAATACGGCTGCGCGGCATTGGAGATCCCGGCCGAGGGGATCGACCTGCGGGGCCGCCGAGTCCTGGTGGTCGACGACGTGCTCGCCACCGGCGGCACCGTCACCGGCGCGGTGGCGCTGCTGCGCCGCGCCGGGGCACAGGTGCAGCGGGTCTCCGTCGTGCTGGAGCTCGAAGCGCTCGGTGGACGTTCGCGGCTGGCGGAAATGCCGGGTGGTCCCGTCGAAGTCTCGGCGATCTCGGTAGGCTGA
- a CDS encoding RelA/SpoT family protein, with protein sequence MSLPSQGSDAARTPTAEAAPQPPNLEQTGSTTRRVRARLARRMTGTRNHVRPVLEPLVALHREVYPKADVALIERAYDVAEQRHATQMRKSGDPYITHPLAVATILAELGMDTTTLVAALLHDTVEDTGYSLDQLTAEFGSEVAHLVDGVTKLDKVALGSAAEAETIRKMIIAMARDPRVLVIKVADRLHNMRTMRFLPPEKQARKAKETLEVIAPLAHRLGMATVKWELEDLSFAILHPKKYDEIVRLVADRAPSRDTYLASVRAEINGALTASRIVADVQGRPKHYWSIYQKMIVKGRDFDDIHDLVGVRILCDEVRDCYAAVGVVHSLWQPMAGRFKDYIAQPRYGVYQSLHTTVIGPEGKPLEVQIRTRDMHRTAEFGIAAHWRYKETKGKGGKGGSDLSEVDDMAWMRQLLDWQREAADPGEFLESLRYDLAVKEIFVFTPKGDVINLPAGSTPVDFAYAVHTEVGHRCIGARVNGRLVALERKLENGEVVEVFTSKAENAGPSRDWQSFVVSPRAKAKIRQWFAKERREEALENGRDAIAKEVRRSGLPLQRLTNAESMAGIAKELRYADVSALYTAVGEHQVSAHTVVQRMLEQLGGFEEATEELAERSTPSTLSGPSTPSTDVGVLVTGQPGVLAKLAKCCTPVPGDEIVGFVTRGGGVSVHRTDCTNVAELRKEPERFLDVKWAPSPSSVFLVAIQVEALDRHRLLSDVTKVLADEKVNILSASVTTSRDRVAVSRFTFEMGDPKHLGHVLNVVRNVEGVYDVYRVTSAQ encoded by the coding sequence ATGTCGCTGCCGTCCCAGGGATCCGACGCCGCGCGTACCCCCACGGCCGAGGCCGCTCCGCAGCCGCCGAATCTGGAGCAGACGGGGTCCACCACCCGCCGGGTGCGGGCTCGGCTGGCACGCCGGATGACGGGCACCCGCAATCACGTGCGGCCCGTGCTGGAACCCCTGGTCGCCCTCCACCGCGAGGTGTACCCCAAGGCCGACGTGGCCCTCATCGAGCGCGCCTACGACGTCGCTGAGCAACGCCACGCCACGCAGATGCGGAAGTCGGGCGATCCGTACATCACCCATCCGCTCGCCGTCGCCACGATCCTCGCCGAGCTCGGCATGGACACCACCACCCTCGTCGCCGCGCTGTTGCACGATACGGTCGAGGACACCGGATACAGCTTGGACCAGCTGACCGCCGAATTCGGCTCCGAGGTCGCGCACTTGGTCGACGGCGTCACCAAGCTCGACAAGGTGGCCCTCGGCAGTGCGGCCGAGGCGGAGACGATCCGCAAGATGATCATCGCGATGGCGCGGGATCCGCGCGTGCTGGTGATCAAGGTGGCGGACCGTCTGCACAACATGCGCACGATGCGCTTCCTGCCTCCCGAGAAACAGGCCCGCAAGGCTAAGGAGACACTGGAAGTCATTGCGCCGCTGGCGCATCGACTCGGCATGGCCACGGTGAAGTGGGAGTTGGAAGACCTTTCCTTCGCGATCCTGCACCCGAAGAAGTACGACGAGATCGTGCGCCTGGTGGCCGATCGCGCACCGTCGCGCGATACCTACCTGGCGAGCGTGCGCGCCGAGATCAACGGCGCACTCACGGCGTCGCGGATCGTCGCCGATGTGCAGGGGCGGCCGAAGCACTACTGGTCGATCTATCAGAAGATGATCGTCAAGGGCCGCGACTTCGATGACATCCACGACCTGGTGGGCGTACGCATTCTGTGCGATGAGGTGCGGGACTGCTATGCCGCCGTCGGCGTGGTGCACTCGTTGTGGCAGCCCATGGCGGGCAGGTTCAAGGACTACATCGCACAGCCCCGGTACGGCGTCTACCAGTCGCTGCACACCACCGTCATCGGCCCGGAGGGCAAGCCTCTGGAGGTGCAGATCCGCACCCGTGACATGCACCGCACCGCCGAATTCGGTATCGCGGCGCACTGGCGCTACAAGGAGACCAAGGGCAAGGGCGGCAAGGGCGGTTCCGATCTGTCCGAGGTCGACGACATGGCCTGGATGCGGCAGCTCCTCGACTGGCAGCGGGAGGCCGCGGATCCCGGAGAGTTCCTCGAATCGCTGCGCTACGACCTCGCCGTCAAGGAGATCTTCGTCTTCACCCCGAAGGGCGATGTGATCAACCTGCCCGCCGGTAGCACCCCTGTGGACTTCGCGTACGCCGTGCACACGGAGGTCGGTCACCGCTGTATCGGCGCCCGGGTGAACGGCCGGCTCGTGGCCCTGGAGCGCAAGCTGGAGAACGGCGAGGTGGTGGAGGTCTTCACCTCCAAGGCCGAGAACGCCGGCCCGTCGCGCGATTGGCAGTCGTTCGTGGTGTCGCCACGCGCGAAGGCGAAGATCCGGCAGTGGTTCGCCAAGGAGCGCCGTGAGGAGGCGCTCGAGAACGGTCGCGACGCGATCGCCAAGGAGGTGCGCCGCTCGGGCCTGCCGCTGCAGCGGCTCACCAATGCCGAGTCGATGGCGGGCATCGCCAAGGAGTTGCGTTACGCCGACGTCTCGGCGCTGTACACGGCCGTCGGTGAGCACCAGGTGTCCGCGCACACCGTGGTGCAGCGGATGCTGGAGCAGCTCGGCGGCTTCGAGGAGGCGACGGAGGAGCTGGCCGAGCGCAGTACCCCGTCCACCCTGTCGGGGCCGTCGACACCGTCCACCGATGTGGGCGTGCTCGTGACCGGTCAGCCGGGCGTCCTCGCGAAGTTGGCCAAGTGCTGCACCCCGGTGCCGGGCGACGAGATCGTCGGCTTCGTCACCCGCGGCGGCGGCGTGAGTGTGCATCGCACGGACTGCACCAACGTGGCGGAGCTGCGGAAGGAGCCCGAGCGCTTCCTGGACGTGAAGTGGGCCCCGTCGCCGTCGTCGGTGTTCCTGGTGGCGATCCAGGTCGAGGCCCTCGACCGGCATCGCCTGCTCTCGGATGTCACCAAGGTGCTGGCCGACGAGAAGGTGAACATCCTGTCGGCATCGGTGACCACGTCTCGCGATCGGGTCGCGGTGTCGCGCTTCACCTTCGAGATGGGCGATCCGAAGCATCTCGGTCACGTACTGAACGTGGTGCGCAATGTGGAGGGCGTCTACGACGTCTACCGCGTGACCTCGGCCCAGTAG
- a CDS encoding IS30 family transposase, which translates to MRRAGLRGRGSTSNGGHPGRAEYDRLRREGVLRPDAARRVGVSVRTAGDWDRGVRKIGDTRIHPDGRKIDYLTGAVTWVGVESDAPRQRSLHPRFLTLTERETIADMRREGASLRAIGRELGRPASTIKREIDAGVVNGAYRPHQAHRRWEKSRSRPKPAKLAQAGPLRDYVENKLQDQWSPEQICHSLVTEFPNEQSMRVSVETIYQSIYVQARGGLRREVAMALRTGRTRRKPHRRAEHRTRRFVDKMVMISDRPAEVEDRAVPGHWEGDLIVGTRSESAIVTLVERSTRYVMLGHLPGGHSAEEVRDVLVSLIGNLPGHLRGSLTWDQGCEMAAHQQFTVATGVPVYFCDPHSPWQRGSNENTNGLLRQYFPKGTDLSAYGREDLELVAQKLNRRPRKTLGWKTPAERLRDLITAR; encoded by the coding sequence ATGCGCAGGGCGGGCCTGCGTGGACGTGGGAGCACTAGCAATGGTGGTCATCCCGGCCGGGCCGAGTACGACCGGCTTCGCCGTGAGGGGGTGCTGCGGCCGGACGCTGCTCGGCGTGTCGGTGTCAGCGTTCGCACTGCTGGGGACTGGGATCGAGGGGTGCGCAAGATTGGCGATACTCGTATCCATCCCGACGGACGCAAGATCGATTACCTGACAGGTGCGGTCACGTGGGTCGGAGTGGAATCGGATGCACCGAGGCAGCGGAGCCTGCATCCACGGTTTCTGACCTTGACCGAGCGGGAAACTATCGCTGACATGCGCCGCGAGGGGGCATCGCTGCGGGCCATCGGCAGGGAGCTCGGCCGGCCAGCATCGACGATCAAACGGGAGATCGACGCTGGCGTTGTCAACGGTGCCTATCGCCCGCATCAGGCGCACCGCAGGTGGGAAAAGAGCCGGTCACGGCCGAAGCCAGCGAAACTGGCCCAGGCCGGTCCGCTGCGGGACTACGTCGAGAACAAACTGCAGGACCAGTGGTCCCCAGAGCAGATATGTCACTCTCTAGTGACCGAGTTCCCCAACGAGCAAAGTATGCGTGTGAGCGTCGAGACGATCTACCAGTCGATCTACGTTCAGGCTCGGGGCGGCCTGCGCCGTGAAGTCGCGATGGCCTTGCGAACGGGCCGCACCCGCCGCAAGCCCCACCGCCGCGCCGAACATCGCACCAGACGATTCGTCGACAAGATGGTGATGATCTCCGACCGGCCCGCCGAGGTCGAGGATCGAGCCGTGCCAGGCCACTGGGAAGGTGACCTGATCGTCGGTACTCGCAGCGAGTCCGCGATCGTCACACTCGTCGAACGCTCCACCCGCTACGTCATGCTCGGCCACCTGCCTGGCGGCCACTCCGCCGAAGAAGTCCGTGACGTGCTGGTTTCGTTGATCGGAAATCTCCCAGGACATTTGCGGGGATCACTGACCTGGGACCAGGGCTGCGAGATGGCCGCCCACCAACAATTCACGGTCGCCACCGGGGTTCCGGTCTACTTCTGCGATCCCCACTCACCCTGGCAGCGCGGAAGCAACGAGAACACCAATGGACTACTGCGCCAGTACTTCCCGAAAGGCACCGACCTGAGCGCCTACGGCCGCGAAGACCTCGAACTCGTCGCCCAGAAACTCAATCGCCGACCACGCAAAACGCTCGGCTGGAAGACACCAGCCGAGCGTTTGCGTGACCTCATTACAGCTCGCTAG
- a CDS encoding peptidylprolyl isomerase, whose translation MPSNEERRQAARDKLARQNERREAEARKRKITAIGISAAVVVALVAAGCYIWLPQGPRAPLRVGAENRYKSLHTQCTYPDRPDQATTLRDNIKTTRDQIAKQRAQMGALPPEQRTATEAQIKQTEDQIAEVEAILPALDKAADRNKSVAKPDGKDVPNTGTLAGSIATNQGTIGFEFDRSKAPCNVQAFITMINAKYFDNTICHRETATPGADKKSGLYVLQCGDPSGTGSSGPLWTSPDETPTFLQGAAAPSQPGMPPTVIYPAGTIAVANANSPQSGQSNTGANQFFLVYQDTTLPANYSVIGNTTPDGLKVLQAIAKKGIKPKPGAPAPKPGEPVTDGAPADPGVNITSMVLNS comes from the coding sequence GTGCCGAGCAATGAGGAGCGCCGTCAGGCAGCCCGAGACAAACTCGCGCGCCAGAACGAGCGGCGTGAGGCCGAGGCCCGCAAGCGCAAGATCACGGCGATCGGCATCAGCGCCGCCGTGGTCGTCGCGCTCGTCGCCGCGGGCTGCTACATCTGGCTTCCCCAGGGCCCGCGGGCCCCCCTCCGCGTCGGCGCGGAGAACCGGTACAAGTCGCTGCACACCCAGTGCACATACCCCGACCGTCCGGATCAGGCCACGACGCTGCGGGACAACATCAAGACCACGCGCGACCAGATCGCGAAGCAGCGCGCGCAGATGGGCGCTCTGCCACCAGAGCAGCGAACCGCCACCGAGGCTCAGATCAAGCAGACCGAGGATCAGATCGCCGAGGTCGAGGCCATCCTGCCCGCCCTGGATAAGGCTGCCGATCGCAACAAGTCGGTCGCCAAGCCCGACGGCAAGGACGTGCCCAACACCGGCACTCTGGCGGGGTCGATCGCAACCAACCAGGGCACCATCGGATTCGAGTTCGACCGGTCGAAGGCCCCGTGCAATGTGCAGGCCTTCATCACCATGATCAATGCGAAGTACTTCGACAACACGATCTGCCACCGGGAGACCGCCACGCCCGGCGCGGACAAGAAGAGCGGTCTCTACGTGCTTCAGTGCGGCGACCCGTCCGGCACCGGCAGCAGCGGCCCCCTCTGGACCTCACCGGACGAGACGCCGACGTTCCTGCAAGGCGCCGCGGCTCCGTCCCAGCCGGGAATGCCGCCGACGGTGATCTACCCGGCCGGCACGATCGCGGTGGCGAACGCCAACTCGCCACAATCGGGCCAGTCCAACACGGGCGCGAACCAGTTCTTCCTCGTGTACCAGGACACCACGCTGCCCGCGAACTATTCGGTGATCGGCAACACCACCCCTGATGGGCTCAAGGTGCTCCAGGCTATCGCCAAGAAGGGCATCAAGCCCAAGCCCGGCGCACCCGCACCGAAGCCGGGGGAGCCTGTGACCGACGGCGCGCCCGCCGATCCGGGCGTCAACATCACCTCGATGGTGCTCAACTCCTAG
- a CDS encoding MBL fold metallo-hydrolase, with the protein MLITGFPAGVFQTNCYVLAEGPGADAVIVDPGQDAVESVKALLAEHRLNPVAVLLTHGHLDHTWTAQPLADEFGIPVYIHAADRPMLADPAVGIGPALGSMIGGQIFTEPEKVIELDDGEAVTLAGITFGVDLAPGHTRGSIVFTTEVPQIDEAGEPVGAEPVIVAFSGDVLFQGSIGRTDLPGGSHEQLLDSIAAKLLPLPDETVVLPGHGPATTIGQERASNPFLQGLTGAQAPGERKGRFGL; encoded by the coding sequence ATGCTGATCACCGGATTCCCGGCGGGGGTGTTCCAGACCAACTGCTACGTGCTCGCGGAGGGGCCGGGCGCCGACGCCGTCATCGTCGACCCGGGGCAGGACGCCGTCGAATCGGTGAAGGCGCTGCTCGCCGAGCACCGCCTCAATCCCGTGGCCGTGCTGCTCACGCACGGTCATCTGGACCACACCTGGACCGCGCAGCCGTTGGCCGATGAGTTCGGTATCCCGGTGTACATCCACGCCGCCGACCGCCCCATGCTGGCCGATCCCGCGGTCGGCATCGGTCCCGCTCTGGGGTCGATGATCGGTGGTCAAATCTTCACAGAACCCGAGAAGGTCATCGAGCTCGACGACGGTGAAGCGGTCACACTGGCGGGCATCACGTTCGGCGTCGATCTGGCGCCCGGCCACACCCGCGGGTCGATCGTCTTCACCACCGAGGTACCGCAGATCGACGAGGCCGGGGAGCCGGTCGGCGCCGAGCCCGTGATCGTCGCGTTCTCCGGCGATGTGCTCTTCCAGGGTTCGATCGGGCGTACCGATCTCCCCGGCGGCAGTCACGAGCAACTGCTCGACTCGATCGCGGCGAAACTTCTCCCGCTCCCCGACGAGACCGTCGTACTCCCGGGCCACGGCCCTGCTACCACCATCGGGCAGGAGCGGGCGTCGAACCCGTTCCTCCAGGGGCTCACCGGGGCGCAGGCGCCCGGTGAGCGGAAAGGACGATTCGGACTGTGA
- the hisS gene encoding histidine--tRNA ligase: MSAGSFQAPKGIPDYIPVPSGEKNSSADFLAVRTALLRAIADAGYGYIELPIFEDTSLFARGVGESTDVVAKEMYTFADRGDRSVTLRPEGTAGVVRAVLQHGLDRGQLPVKAAYAGPFFRYERPQEGRYRQLQQVGIEAIGVDDPALDAEVIAVADRAYRSVGLDGFRLEVSSLGDETCRPQYREKLQEFLFALDLDEETRRRAEINPLRVLDDKRPEVKAMTADAPLMIDNLTPEPKEHFEKVLGYLDALGVPYVVNPRLVRGLDYYTKTCFEFVHDGLGAQSGIGGGGRYDGLVEQLGGREGVTGVGFGLGVDRTLLALAAEGKRAPAAPRVVAFGVPLGDDARDAMVPLLGRLRALGVPSDMAYGNRAMKGAMKAADRSGARFALILGDSELADGVVMLKDLANGEQRAVPLDTVAGVIASANDVNGADGASARSAG; the protein is encoded by the coding sequence GTGAGCGCCGGAAGCTTCCAGGCTCCCAAGGGCATCCCCGACTACATCCCGGTCCCGTCCGGCGAGAAGAACAGCTCGGCTGATTTCCTCGCGGTGCGCACGGCGCTGCTGCGCGCTATCGCGGATGCCGGCTACGGCTACATCGAGCTGCCGATCTTCGAGGACACCTCCCTGTTCGCGCGCGGCGTCGGTGAGTCGACCGATGTGGTGGCCAAGGAGATGTACACCTTCGCCGACCGCGGCGACCGCTCCGTGACGCTGCGCCCGGAGGGGACGGCCGGTGTGGTCCGCGCGGTCCTGCAACACGGCCTGGATCGGGGCCAACTGCCGGTCAAGGCGGCCTACGCCGGTCCGTTCTTCCGCTACGAGCGTCCACAGGAGGGCCGGTACCGGCAGCTTCAGCAGGTGGGCATCGAGGCGATCGGCGTGGACGATCCCGCACTCGATGCCGAGGTGATCGCCGTGGCCGACCGCGCCTATCGCAGCGTCGGTCTCGACGGGTTCCGCCTGGAGGTCTCCAGCCTGGGTGACGAGACCTGCCGCCCGCAGTACCGGGAGAAGTTGCAGGAGTTCCTGTTCGCGCTCGACCTCGATGAGGAGACCCGTCGGCGTGCCGAGATCAATCCGCTCCGCGTGCTCGACGACAAGCGGCCCGAGGTGAAGGCCATGACGGCCGATGCACCCCTCATGATCGACAACCTCACCCCGGAGCCCAAGGAGCACTTCGAGAAGGTGCTCGGCTACCTCGACGCGCTCGGGGTGCCCTATGTGGTGAATCCGCGCCTGGTCCGCGGCCTCGATTACTACACCAAGACCTGTTTCGAGTTCGTGCACGACGGTCTCGGCGCCCAGTCGGGAATCGGCGGCGGCGGCCGCTACGACGGCCTGGTCGAGCAGCTGGGCGGCCGCGAGGGCGTGACCGGCGTCGGATTCGGACTCGGCGTCGACCGCACGCTGCTGGCGTTGGCCGCCGAGGGCAAGCGCGCACCGGCGGCGCCTCGCGTGGTGGCCTTCGGCGTCCCGCTGGGCGACGACGCCCGGGATGCGATGGTCCCGCTCCTCGGACGGCTCCGCGCGCTCGGTGTGCCCTCCGATATGGCCTACGGCAACCGCGCGATGAAGGGCGCGATGAAGGCCGCCGACCGTTCCGGTGCCCGATTCGCCCTGATCCTGGGCGATTCCGAGCTGGCCGACGGCGTGGTGATGCTCAAGGATCTGGCGAACGGCGAGCAGCGGGCGGTGCCGCTCGATACCGTGGCGGGCGTGATCGCCTCCGCGAACGACGTGAACGGTGCCGACGGCGCGAGCGCGCGGAGCGCGGGGTAA
- a CDS encoding Rv2578c family radical SAM protein — protein sequence MRWEGQLLTDEPGSGVRALPGLEGIGRAVTTPDFEGITFHEVLCKSALNRVPESAALPFEWTINPYRGCTHACTYCFARSSHEYLDFDAGGDFDTQIVVKTNLVSVLKKELRRASWRGEAVALGTNTDPYQRAEGRYRLMPGVIGALAGAGSPISILTKGTLLQRDLPLLATAATTVPVRLSVSLALLDPALQASLEPGTPKPAARLGLIRAIADAGFDCNVMVAPVIPYLTDDSASLRALFEALAGAGAASATVMALNLTGRYRDWFLSWLAQNHPALVRRYRQLYGSTGRVSAEYRAHLRSRTEPLMKEFGLSIREEYSAPDRRPVRRPTGSVAPDLQEPLF from the coding sequence GTGCGATGGGAAGGCCAATTACTGACGGACGAGCCCGGCTCCGGCGTGCGCGCTCTGCCGGGGCTCGAAGGGATCGGACGGGCGGTCACCACCCCGGATTTCGAGGGGATCACCTTCCATGAGGTGCTGTGTAAGAGTGCGCTCAACCGGGTGCCGGAATCGGCGGCGCTGCCGTTCGAATGGACGATCAACCCGTATCGCGGATGTACCCATGCGTGCACCTACTGCTTCGCTCGCTCAAGCCACGAGTACCTCGACTTCGACGCCGGGGGAGATTTCGACACCCAGATCGTGGTGAAGACGAACCTGGTCTCGGTGCTCAAGAAGGAGCTGCGCCGCGCGTCCTGGCGCGGCGAGGCGGTGGCGCTCGGGACCAACACCGATCCCTATCAGCGTGCGGAGGGGCGGTATCGGCTGATGCCCGGCGTGATCGGTGCCCTTGCGGGTGCGGGTTCGCCGATTTCGATCCTCACCAAGGGCACACTGCTGCAACGCGATCTGCCGTTGCTCGCCACCGCCGCCACCACGGTGCCGGTGCGCCTGTCGGTCTCGCTCGCCCTGCTCGATCCGGCATTGCAGGCCTCGCTCGAACCGGGAACTCCGAAGCCTGCCGCTCGGCTCGGTCTGATCCGGGCGATCGCCGACGCGGGCTTTGACTGCAATGTGATGGTGGCACCCGTGATCCCGTATCTCACGGACGATTCCGCGTCGCTGCGGGCGTTGTTCGAGGCGCTGGCCGGGGCAGGCGCGGCGAGCGCCACGGTGATGGCGCTCAATCTCACCGGCCGCTACCGGGACTGGTTCCTCAGCTGGCTGGCGCAGAATCACCCGGCGCTGGTGCGCCGGTACCGGCAACTCTACGGCTCTACCGGGCGGGTGTCGGCCGAGTACCGGGCGCACCTGCGGTCGCGGACGGAGCCGCTGATGAAGGAGTTCGGCCTCTCGATCCGCGAAGAGTATTCGGCGCCGGATCGGCGCCCGGTGCGCAGGCCCACGGGATCGGTCGCGCCGGACTTGCAGGAGCCCCTGTTCTAG
- a CDS encoding metalloregulator ArsR/SmtB family transcription factor, producing the protein MTVFAAIADPVRRDILSLLRAAPRTAGEVAASFEISRPAISRHLRVLREAGLVAAERGGDARERSYALRLDALAEVEAWIEHLRAPARFAELLGSPALDTEVRRARRDARNPALAERATHDERGTA; encoded by the coding sequence GTGACTGTCTTCGCGGCCATCGCCGACCCGGTGCGACGGGACATCCTGTCGCTGCTGCGGGCGGCACCGCGCACCGCGGGGGAGGTTGCGGCATCCTTCGAGATCAGCAGGCCGGCGATCAGTCGGCACCTGCGAGTATTGCGCGAGGCCGGGCTGGTGGCGGCCGAACGCGGCGGCGACGCGCGGGAACGCAGCTACGCGCTGCGCCTCGATGCGCTGGCCGAGGTGGAGGCCTGGATCGAACACCTCCGCGCTCCGGCGCGTTTCGCGGAGTTGCTCGGCTCGCCGGCGCTCGACACCGAGGTGCGGCGCGCGCGGCGCGATGCACGCAACCCCGCGCTCGCCGAGCGGGCGACGCACGACGAAAGAGGCACGGCATGA
- a CDS encoding SRPBCC family protein, which produces MTKREPTGRVAATAAGRALLLERYFDADIDEVWASITESDRTARWFGRWTGTPGVGAEVMVTMGFEEGSPTMPMTITACEPPRRLCLQATDEYGEWNLEVLIDRDGERTRLTFLHHLGAGTDPGETGPGWEFYLDALVAAEAGRSLPDFDEGYFPGMVAYYRGE; this is translated from the coding sequence ATGACCAAGAGAGAGCCGACGGGACGCGTGGCGGCGACGGCCGCGGGCCGGGCTCTGTTGCTGGAGAGGTACTTCGATGCCGACATCGACGAGGTGTGGGCGTCGATCACCGAGTCCGACCGGACCGCGCGCTGGTTCGGGAGGTGGACCGGAACTCCCGGCGTCGGCGCCGAGGTGATGGTCACCATGGGCTTCGAAGAGGGCTCGCCGACGATGCCGATGACGATCACGGCTTGCGAACCGCCGCGCCGACTGTGCCTGCAGGCCACGGACGAGTACGGCGAATGGAACCTCGAAGTACTGATCGACCGGGACGGCGAGCGCACTCGGCTGACTTTCCTGCACCACCTCGGTGCGGGAACCGACCCCGGTGAGACGGGTCCGGGCTGGGAGTTCTACCTGGATGCGCTGGTCGCCGCCGAGGCGGGCCGGTCGCTGCCCGACTTCGACGAGGGCTATTTCCCGGGGATGGTGGCGTACTACCGCGGGGAGTGA